A region from the Plutella xylostella chromosome 8, ilPluXylo3.1, whole genome shotgun sequence genome encodes:
- the LOC105387489 gene encoding septin-2 isoform X2: MTTERERDYIGFATLPEQVHRKSVKRGFDFTLMVVGEAGLGKSTLINSLFLGDLYRGRKVPDVKDRIEKTTTIEKKTMEIEERGVKLRLTVVDTPGFGDAVNCEESWRVCSAYIDEQFRQYFTDESGLNRRHMQDNRVHCCLYFVPPWGHSLRQVDIEMMRRLHRKVNIVVVIAKADSLTAHEVRRLKQRILQDLEEHQIQVYQFPECDSDEDEEFKQQDRELKAAAPFAVVAADTVLELGGKRVRGRQYPWGIVDVENPRHSDFTKLRTMLISTHMQDLKDVTQDVHYENFRAQCISQISQHAMRERGKLKRDSMGNNGEVAFGDTDRLLLQKDEEIRRMQEMLTQMQEKLKASDKKHDSIIDV; encoded by the exons AGCGAGAACGCGACTACATCGGGTTCGCGACGTTACCAGAGCAAGTGCACCGCAAGTCCGTGAAGCGCGGGTTCGACTTCACGCTGATGGTGGTGGGCGAGGCGGGGCTCGGCAAGTCCACGCTCATCAACAGCCTGTTCCTCGGGGACCTGTATAGGGGACGCAAAGTGCCTGATGTTAAAG ACAGAATAGAAAAAACCACCACAATAGAGAAAAAAACGATGGAGATCGAGGAGCGCGGCGTGAAGCTCCGTCTGACCGTGGTGGACACTCCGGGCTTCGGAGACGCCGTCAACTGTGAGGAGTCGTGGCGGGTGTGCTCCGCATACATCGACGAGCAGTTCCGACAGTACTTCACCGATGAAAGCGGGCTGAACCGACGGCATATGCAGGATAACAGGGTGCATTGTTGCCTGTACTTTGTGCCGCCTTGGGGACACAG TCTCCGTCAAGTGGACATCGAGATGATGCGGCGGCTGCACCGCAAGGTGAACATCGTGGTGGTCATCGCGAAGGCGGACTCGCTCACCGCCCACGAGGTGCGAAGGCTGAAGCAGCGGATACTGCAGGATCTGGAGGAGCATCAGATACAG GTGTACCAGTTCCCGGAGTGCGACAGCGACGAGGACGAGGAGTTCAAGCAGCAGGACCGCGAGCTGAAGGCGGCCGCGCCCTTCGCCGTGGTGGCGGCCGACACCGTGCTCGAGCTGGGAGGGAAAAGAGTGCGCGGCCGGCAGTACCCCTGGGGCATTGTTGATG TGGAAAACCCCCGGCACTCGGACTTCACGAAGCTCCGCACGATGCTGATCTCGACGCACATGCAGGACTTGAAGGACGTGACGCAGGACGTGCACTACGAGAACTTCCGCGCGCAGTGCATCTCGCAGATCTCGCAGCACGCCATGCGCGAGCGCGG gaagCTGAAACGGGACTCGATGGGCAACAACGGCGAGGTTGCCTTCGGCGACACCGACCGACTACTGCTACAGAAAGACGAAGAG atCCGGCGCATGCAAGAAATGTTAACACAGATGCAAGAGAAATTAAAAGCGTCAGATAAAAAACACGACAGTATTATAGACGTATAG
- the LOC105387489 gene encoding septin-2 isoform X1 — MENSELGSSDYAQIKRENLSKIHEENEKPSFLKLIAMERERDYIGFATLPEQVHRKSVKRGFDFTLMVVGEAGLGKSTLINSLFLGDLYRGRKVPDVKDRIEKTTTIEKKTMEIEERGVKLRLTVVDTPGFGDAVNCEESWRVCSAYIDEQFRQYFTDESGLNRRHMQDNRVHCCLYFVPPWGHSLRQVDIEMMRRLHRKVNIVVVIAKADSLTAHEVRRLKQRILQDLEEHQIQVYQFPECDSDEDEEFKQQDRELKAAAPFAVVAADTVLELGGKRVRGRQYPWGIVDVENPRHSDFTKLRTMLISTHMQDLKDVTQDVHYENFRAQCISQISQHAMRERGKLKRDSMGNNGEVAFGDTDRLLLQKDEEIRRMQEMLTQMQEKLKASDKKHDSIIDV; from the exons AGCGAGAACGCGACTACATCGGGTTCGCGACGTTACCAGAGCAAGTGCACCGCAAGTCCGTGAAGCGCGGGTTCGACTTCACGCTGATGGTGGTGGGCGAGGCGGGGCTCGGCAAGTCCACGCTCATCAACAGCCTGTTCCTCGGGGACCTGTATAGGGGACGCAAAGTGCCTGATGTTAAAG ACAGAATAGAAAAAACCACCACAATAGAGAAAAAAACGATGGAGATCGAGGAGCGCGGCGTGAAGCTCCGTCTGACCGTGGTGGACACTCCGGGCTTCGGAGACGCCGTCAACTGTGAGGAGTCGTGGCGGGTGTGCTCCGCATACATCGACGAGCAGTTCCGACAGTACTTCACCGATGAAAGCGGGCTGAACCGACGGCATATGCAGGATAACAGGGTGCATTGTTGCCTGTACTTTGTGCCGCCTTGGGGACACAG TCTCCGTCAAGTGGACATCGAGATGATGCGGCGGCTGCACCGCAAGGTGAACATCGTGGTGGTCATCGCGAAGGCGGACTCGCTCACCGCCCACGAGGTGCGAAGGCTGAAGCAGCGGATACTGCAGGATCTGGAGGAGCATCAGATACAG GTGTACCAGTTCCCGGAGTGCGACAGCGACGAGGACGAGGAGTTCAAGCAGCAGGACCGCGAGCTGAAGGCGGCCGCGCCCTTCGCCGTGGTGGCGGCCGACACCGTGCTCGAGCTGGGAGGGAAAAGAGTGCGCGGCCGGCAGTACCCCTGGGGCATTGTTGATG TGGAAAACCCCCGGCACTCGGACTTCACGAAGCTCCGCACGATGCTGATCTCGACGCACATGCAGGACTTGAAGGACGTGACGCAGGACGTGCACTACGAGAACTTCCGCGCGCAGTGCATCTCGCAGATCTCGCAGCACGCCATGCGCGAGCGCGG gaagCTGAAACGGGACTCGATGGGCAACAACGGCGAGGTTGCCTTCGGCGACACCGACCGACTACTGCTACAGAAAGACGAAGAG atCCGGCGCATGCAAGAAATGTTAACACAGATGCAAGAGAAATTAAAAGCGTCAGATAAAAAACACGACAGTATTATAGACGTATAG